From one Lineus longissimus chromosome 3, tnLinLong1.2, whole genome shotgun sequence genomic stretch:
- the LOC135485579 gene encoding 1-phosphatidylinositol 4,5-bisphosphate phosphodiesterase beta-4-like isoform X1, with product MAKLYDFEWKRPVPELLQTGCVLDRWDEENNSVEYNVNVKVDEFGFFIYWKSDGKEGQVLECSQVNDVRAGAGPKDPKLIQELEPRGVGTLDTRTVTVCTGLDLVNITYTRFIAQDAETAKQWIEGLRKITHNFKANNVCPMTQLSKHWMKLCYAVNPNAKIPVRSITRTFASGKTEKMVMQCLRDLGFPSGKNDEIETSTFTFEKFYELYHKICPRLDIEDLFKELSGGKSYLTTNQLIDFFNERQRDPRLNEILFPFCDEKRALQIIDTYEMIEEYKSKGWLSTDGFCRYLMSDENAPVFLDRLDIYQDMDQPLSHYYINSSHNTYLIGRQFGGKSSVEMYRQVLLAGCRCVELDCWDGKMEDQEPIITHGKAMCTDILFKDVIYAIRDTAFVTSDFPVILSFENHCSKSQQYKLAKYCEEIFGDLLLTKPLDTVPLEPNVPLPSPNNLLRKILIKNKRLKPEVEIKNMEMFLKGLEVTNDDDAEISVDTDPAAVVDGEDGPLNDDISLPPDDVAWKIDYVDPTPVLKEEDNDAHPEVILPEENDVAKKMSLKITETKPKPKPVVVQEESEVVDETVKHLPRSNPRRDKLTSYSDTENHPPQLSVDDENDSADLSVDDENEPTQLSADQEAELMSKYKYTGATTNIHPLLSSMVNYAQPVKFQGFDVAEERNIHFNMSSFSESTGLGYLKTSAIEFVNYNKRQMSRIYPKGARVDSTNYMPQIFWNAGCQMVSLNFQTSDIAMQLNQGKFEYNGYCGFLLKPDFMRRPDRTFDPFSESPVDGVIAATCSVEVISGQFLSDKKIGTFVEVDMYGLPTDTIRKEFRTRVVPNNGLNPVYNEEAFVFRKVVLPDLAVLRIAVYEETGKLIGQRILPLDGLQAGYRHISLRTEGNFPLSLPTVFCRIILKTYVPDGFGEFVDALSAPIEFMSAAQKRAKQMQEMGIDEQDISEVPVVTKKDKKNDKKAAAKQNSTVPNSVPPQTVANNVGGVPAKKEEKKDEMLFDPVTPELLRTEKMFVKILKKQQKEMETLKKRHNKERSAMQKQHCMVVDKMVACHDKEKQMQEKTLEKAIKKKGESSCNEIKTVTEDRVQDLVISHKAKVKGLVADQTEEWSKLVSRQMQEEHDVRKEHAVQQGDLLKKLLEDAQIFQLKDLEQRQDRENKELKAAQAKQSMDASKIVMADKTIKNKAERDRRIRELNENNTKKFIEERKRQAMRHSRQVESLKKVHAAQTETLAKGTEAEQEMLEICHEEARLAAKPETVI from the exons GACCCCAAGTTAATCCAAGAGCTTGAACCGCGGGGTGTTGGCACATTGGACACCCGGACTGTCACAGTGTGTACTGGATTAGATTTAGTCAACATCACATATACCAGGTTTATCGCTCAAGACGCAGAAACTGCTAAG CAATGGATAGAAGGTCTGCGGAAGATCACGCACAATTTCAAGGCCAACAATGTCTGTCCAATGACGCAGTTGTCAAAACA TTGGATGAAGCTGTGTTATGCGGTGAATCCAAATGCAAAAATTCCAGTACGAAG TATAACACGGACGTTCGCCTCAGGCAAGACAGAAAAGATGGTCATGCAGTGTTTACGAGATCTGGGCTTTCCTAGCGGAAAG aacGATGAAATAGAAACTAGTACATTTACATTCGAAAAATTCTACGAACTCTaccataaaatatgtccaaGATTAGACATAGAAGATCTATTTAAAGAACT GAGTGGGGGCAAGTCATATCTAACTACCAATCAGCTCATAGATTTCTTTAACGAG CGACAGCGAGATCCACGGTTAAATGAGATATTGTTCCCGTTCTGTGATGAAAAAAGAGCGCTACAAATTATAGACACATATGAAATGATAGAGGAATATAAATCAAAAG GATGGTTATCGACAGATGGCTTCTGCCGATACCTCATGAGTGATGAAAACGCGCCTGTCTTCCTCGACAGGCTAGATATCTACCAAGATATGGACCAACCCCTCTCCCACTATTATATCAACTCCTCTCACAATACGTACTTAATCGGGCGACAGTTCGGTGGGAAGTCTTCGGTAGAAATGTACAGACAGGTCTTACTGGCAGGGTGTAG GTGTGTAGAATTGGATTGCTGGGATGGCAAAATGGAGGACCAGGAACCGATAATAACCCATGGCAAAGCCATGTGTACagatattttatttaaa GATGTAATATATGCTATAAGAGATACTGCCTTTGTGACTAGTGATTTTCCTGTGATATTATCTTTTGAAAACCATTGCAG TAAATCGCAACAGTACAAATTAGCCAAATACTGTGAAGAGATCTTTGGTGATTTGCTGCTTACGAAGCCACTTGATACTGTGCCG CTTGAACCAAACGTTCCACTACCGTCACCGAACAATTTACTGCGGAAAATATTGATCAAGAACAAGCGGTTGAAGCCGGAAGTAGAAATCA AAAATATGGAAATGTTTTTGAAAGGTCTTGAAGtcaccaatgatgatgatgctgagaTATCAGTTGATACGGACCCTGCAGCGGTTGTGGACGGAGAGGATGGACCACTAAACG ACGACATTTCCCTGCCTCCTGATGATGTGGCATGGAAAATAGATT ATGTGGATCCAACACCTGTATTAAAAGAAGAGGACAATGACGCACACCCTGAAgtcatcttaccagaagaaaaTGACGTGGCAAAGAAAATGAGCCTCAAAATTACAGAGACCAAACCTAAG CCGAAGCCAGTAGTCGTTCAGGAGGAGAGTGAGGTGGTGGATGAGACTGTCAAG CATCTGCCCAGGTCAAATCCTCGCCGGGATAAACTTACATCTTATTCTGATACTGAG AATCACCCCCCTCAACTATCTGTAGATGATGAG AACGATTCGGCTGACCTCTCAGTTGATGATGAG AATGAACCGACGCAGTTATCAGCAGATCAAGAGGCAGAGTTGATGTCAAAGTACAAATACACCGGGGCAACAACCAACATTCATCCCCTTCTCTCCTCGATGGTCAATTATGCCCAGCCGGTCAAGTTCCAGGGATTCGATGTCGCTGAGG AACGAAACATACACTTCAACATGTCCTCGTTCTCCGAGTCGACGGGCCTTGGCTATCTCAAGACGTCGGCCATTGAGTTTGTCAA CTATAACAAGCGACAGATGAGCAGAATCTACCCCAAGGGAGCAAGAGTGGACTCCACCAACTACATGCCACAG ATCTTCTGGAACGCTGGATGCCAGATGGTATCGTTGAATTTCCAAACGTCTGACATAGCAATGCAACTCAATCAAGGCAAATTTGAATACAATGGATACTGCGG GTTCCTTTTGAAACCCGACTTCATGAGACGTCCAGACCGAACATTTGATCCGTTCTCCGAGAGTCCTGTAGATGGTGTGATAGCTGCTACCTGCTCAGTTGAG GTTATCTCTGGTCAGTTCTTGTCAGATAAAAAGATCGGAACATTCGTTGAAGTGGACATGTACGGCCTCCCTACTGACACGATCAGGAAAGAATTCCGCACTAGAGTCGTCCCAAACAATGGTCTCAATCCTGTCTATAATGAGGAGGCGTTTGTATTCAGAAAG GTTGTGTTACCAGACTTGGCCGTGTTGCGGATAGCCGTGTATGAAGAGACTGGCAAGCTCATAGGACAGAGGATATTACCACTGGACGGTCTCCAAGCTG GATACCGCCATATATCTCTGCGAACGGAGGGTAACTTCCCACTCTCATTACCAACTGTATTCTGTCGAATCATCCTAAAAACCTACGTGCCCGATGGATTTGGAG AATTCGTCGATGCCTTGTCTGCACCGATCGAGTTCATGTCGGCCGCTCAGAAGCGGGCCAAACAGATGCAGGAGATGGGCATAGATGAGCAGGATATCTCAGAGGTGCCAGTGGTCAcgaaaaaagacaagaagaATGACAAGAAGGCTGCAGCGAAGCAGAATAGTACCGTGCCGAACTCAGTTCCTCCTCAGACGGTGGCAAATAACGTTGGTGGCGTTCCGGCCAAGAAGGAagagaaaaaag ATGAGATGTTATTCGACCCCGTCACCCCAGAACTTCTCAGGACCGAAAAAATGTTCGTAAAGATCTTGAAGAAACAGCAGAAGGAGATGGAAACGTTGAAGAAACGTCACAACAAGGAGCGCAGCGCGATGCAGAAACAGCATTGTATGGTCGTTGACAAGATGGTCGCCTGCCATGACAAGGAGAAACAGATGCAAGAGAAGACACTAGAGAAGGCTATCAAGAAGAAGGG AGAGAGCTCTTGCAACGAGATCAAAACTGTGACAGAAGATAGAGTACAAGATCTAGTTATCTCACATAAAGCCAAG GTGAAAGGCTTGGTAGCTGACCAGACAGAGGAGTGGTCTAAGCTGGTCAGCCGTCAGATGCAGGAGGAACATGATGTGAGGAAAGAACATGCAGTCCAGCAGGGCGACCTGCTCAAGAAACTCCTCGAAGATGCTCAGATATTCCAACTCAAAGATCTCGAACAGAGACAAGATAG AGAAAACAAGGAACTTAAGGCTGCCCAGGCCAAGCAGTCAATGGACGCAAGTAAAATTGTCATGGCTGACAAAACGATAAAGAATAAAGCTGAGAGGGATAGACGGATTCGTGAACTGAATGAAAATAATACCAAGAAGTTCATTGAGGAGAGAAAGCGCCAAGCAATGCGACATTCACGGCAGGTTGAATCTCTGAAGAAGGTCCATGCGGCTCAAACGGAAACTTTAGCAAAGGGAACAGAAGCA GAACAAGAAATGTTGGAGATTTGCCACGAGGAAGCTCGCCTTGCAGCAAAGCCTGAGACAGTTATATAA
- the LOC135485579 gene encoding 1-phosphatidylinositol 4,5-bisphosphate phosphodiesterase beta-4-like isoform X2 translates to MAKLYDFEWKRPVPELLQTGCVLDRWDEENNSVEYNVNVKVDEFGFFIYWKSDGKEGQVLECSQVNDVRAGAGPKDPKLIQELEPRGVGTLDTRTVTVCTGLDLVNITYTRFIAQDAETAKQWIEGLRKITHNFKANNVCPMTQLSKHWMKLCYAVNPNAKIPVRSITRTFASGKTEKMVMQCLRDLGFPSGKNDEIETSTFTFEKFYELYHKICPRLDIEDLFKELSGGKSYLTTNQLIDFFNERQRDPRLNEILFPFCDEKRALQIIDTYEMIEEYKSKGWLSTDGFCRYLMSDENAPVFLDRLDIYQDMDQPLSHYYINSSHNTYLIGRQFGGKSSVEMYRQVLLAGCRCVELDCWDGKMEDQEPIITHGKAMCTDILFKDVIYAIRDTAFVTSDFPVILSFENHCSKSQQYKLAKYCEEIFGDLLLTKPLDTVPLEPNVPLPSPNNLLRKILIKNKRLKPEVEIKNMEMFLKGLEVTNDDDAEISVDTDPAAVVDGEDGPLNDDISLPPDDVAWKIDYVDPTPVLKEEDNDAHPEVILPEENDVAKKMSLKITETKPKPKPVVVQEESEVVDETVKHLPRSNPRRDKLTSYSDTENHPPQLSVDDENDSADLSVDDENEPTQLSADQEAELMSKYKYTGATTNIHPLLSSMVNYAQPVKFQGFDVAEERNVTYNMSSFAEKSALGLISKNCVELIDYNKRQMSRIYPKGARVDSTNYMPQIFWNAGCQMVSLNFQTSDIAMQLNQGKFEYNGYCGFLLKPDFMRRPDRTFDPFSESPVDGVIAATCSVEVISGQFLSDKKIGTFVEVDMYGLPTDTIRKEFRTRVVPNNGLNPVYNEEAFVFRKVVLPDLAVLRIAVYEETGKLIGQRILPLDGLQAGYRHISLRTEGNFPLSLPTVFCRIILKTYVPDGFGEFVDALSAPIEFMSAAQKRAKQMQEMGIDEQDISEVPVVTKKDKKNDKKAAAKQNSTVPNSVPPQTVANNVGGVPAKKEEKKDEMLFDPVTPELLRTEKMFVKILKKQQKEMETLKKRHNKERSAMQKQHCMVVDKMVACHDKEKQMQEKTLEKAIKKKGESSCNEIKTVTEDRVQDLVISHKAKVKGLVADQTEEWSKLVSRQMQEEHDVRKEHAVQQGDLLKKLLEDAQIFQLKDLEQRQDRENKELKAAQAKQSMDASKIVMADKTIKNKAERDRRIRELNENNTKKFIEERKRQAMRHSRQVESLKKVHAAQTETLAKGTEAEQEMLEICHEEARLAAKPETVI, encoded by the exons GACCCCAAGTTAATCCAAGAGCTTGAACCGCGGGGTGTTGGCACATTGGACACCCGGACTGTCACAGTGTGTACTGGATTAGATTTAGTCAACATCACATATACCAGGTTTATCGCTCAAGACGCAGAAACTGCTAAG CAATGGATAGAAGGTCTGCGGAAGATCACGCACAATTTCAAGGCCAACAATGTCTGTCCAATGACGCAGTTGTCAAAACA TTGGATGAAGCTGTGTTATGCGGTGAATCCAAATGCAAAAATTCCAGTACGAAG TATAACACGGACGTTCGCCTCAGGCAAGACAGAAAAGATGGTCATGCAGTGTTTACGAGATCTGGGCTTTCCTAGCGGAAAG aacGATGAAATAGAAACTAGTACATTTACATTCGAAAAATTCTACGAACTCTaccataaaatatgtccaaGATTAGACATAGAAGATCTATTTAAAGAACT GAGTGGGGGCAAGTCATATCTAACTACCAATCAGCTCATAGATTTCTTTAACGAG CGACAGCGAGATCCACGGTTAAATGAGATATTGTTCCCGTTCTGTGATGAAAAAAGAGCGCTACAAATTATAGACACATATGAAATGATAGAGGAATATAAATCAAAAG GATGGTTATCGACAGATGGCTTCTGCCGATACCTCATGAGTGATGAAAACGCGCCTGTCTTCCTCGACAGGCTAGATATCTACCAAGATATGGACCAACCCCTCTCCCACTATTATATCAACTCCTCTCACAATACGTACTTAATCGGGCGACAGTTCGGTGGGAAGTCTTCGGTAGAAATGTACAGACAGGTCTTACTGGCAGGGTGTAG GTGTGTAGAATTGGATTGCTGGGATGGCAAAATGGAGGACCAGGAACCGATAATAACCCATGGCAAAGCCATGTGTACagatattttatttaaa GATGTAATATATGCTATAAGAGATACTGCCTTTGTGACTAGTGATTTTCCTGTGATATTATCTTTTGAAAACCATTGCAG TAAATCGCAACAGTACAAATTAGCCAAATACTGTGAAGAGATCTTTGGTGATTTGCTGCTTACGAAGCCACTTGATACTGTGCCG CTTGAACCAAACGTTCCACTACCGTCACCGAACAATTTACTGCGGAAAATATTGATCAAGAACAAGCGGTTGAAGCCGGAAGTAGAAATCA AAAATATGGAAATGTTTTTGAAAGGTCTTGAAGtcaccaatgatgatgatgctgagaTATCAGTTGATACGGACCCTGCAGCGGTTGTGGACGGAGAGGATGGACCACTAAACG ACGACATTTCCCTGCCTCCTGATGATGTGGCATGGAAAATAGATT ATGTGGATCCAACACCTGTATTAAAAGAAGAGGACAATGACGCACACCCTGAAgtcatcttaccagaagaaaaTGACGTGGCAAAGAAAATGAGCCTCAAAATTACAGAGACCAAACCTAAG CCGAAGCCAGTAGTCGTTCAGGAGGAGAGTGAGGTGGTGGATGAGACTGTCAAG CATCTGCCCAGGTCAAATCCTCGCCGGGATAAACTTACATCTTATTCTGATACTGAG AATCACCCCCCTCAACTATCTGTAGATGATGAG AACGATTCGGCTGACCTCTCAGTTGATGATGAG AATGAACCGACGCAGTTATCAGCAGATCAAGAGGCAGAGTTGATGTCAAAGTACAAATACACCGGGGCAACAACCAACATTCATCCCCTTCTCTCCTCGATGGTCAATTATGCCCAGCCGGTCAAGTTCCAGGGATTCGATGTCGCTGAGG AACGGAATGTTACTTACAATATGTCATCCTTTGCTGAGAAAAGTGCCCTTGGATTGATTTCCAAAAATTGTGTTGAATTGATTGA CTATAACAAGCGACAGATGAGCAGAATCTACCCCAAGGGAGCAAGAGTGGACTCCACCAACTACATGCCACAG ATCTTCTGGAACGCTGGATGCCAGATGGTATCGTTGAATTTCCAAACGTCTGACATAGCAATGCAACTCAATCAAGGCAAATTTGAATACAATGGATACTGCGG GTTCCTTTTGAAACCCGACTTCATGAGACGTCCAGACCGAACATTTGATCCGTTCTCCGAGAGTCCTGTAGATGGTGTGATAGCTGCTACCTGCTCAGTTGAG GTTATCTCTGGTCAGTTCTTGTCAGATAAAAAGATCGGAACATTCGTTGAAGTGGACATGTACGGCCTCCCTACTGACACGATCAGGAAAGAATTCCGCACTAGAGTCGTCCCAAACAATGGTCTCAATCCTGTCTATAATGAGGAGGCGTTTGTATTCAGAAAG GTTGTGTTACCAGACTTGGCCGTGTTGCGGATAGCCGTGTATGAAGAGACTGGCAAGCTCATAGGACAGAGGATATTACCACTGGACGGTCTCCAAGCTG GATACCGCCATATATCTCTGCGAACGGAGGGTAACTTCCCACTCTCATTACCAACTGTATTCTGTCGAATCATCCTAAAAACCTACGTGCCCGATGGATTTGGAG AATTCGTCGATGCCTTGTCTGCACCGATCGAGTTCATGTCGGCCGCTCAGAAGCGGGCCAAACAGATGCAGGAGATGGGCATAGATGAGCAGGATATCTCAGAGGTGCCAGTGGTCAcgaaaaaagacaagaagaATGACAAGAAGGCTGCAGCGAAGCAGAATAGTACCGTGCCGAACTCAGTTCCTCCTCAGACGGTGGCAAATAACGTTGGTGGCGTTCCGGCCAAGAAGGAagagaaaaaag ATGAGATGTTATTCGACCCCGTCACCCCAGAACTTCTCAGGACCGAAAAAATGTTCGTAAAGATCTTGAAGAAACAGCAGAAGGAGATGGAAACGTTGAAGAAACGTCACAACAAGGAGCGCAGCGCGATGCAGAAACAGCATTGTATGGTCGTTGACAAGATGGTCGCCTGCCATGACAAGGAGAAACAGATGCAAGAGAAGACACTAGAGAAGGCTATCAAGAAGAAGGG AGAGAGCTCTTGCAACGAGATCAAAACTGTGACAGAAGATAGAGTACAAGATCTAGTTATCTCACATAAAGCCAAG GTGAAAGGCTTGGTAGCTGACCAGACAGAGGAGTGGTCTAAGCTGGTCAGCCGTCAGATGCAGGAGGAACATGATGTGAGGAAAGAACATGCAGTCCAGCAGGGCGACCTGCTCAAGAAACTCCTCGAAGATGCTCAGATATTCCAACTCAAAGATCTCGAACAGAGACAAGATAG AGAAAACAAGGAACTTAAGGCTGCCCAGGCCAAGCAGTCAATGGACGCAAGTAAAATTGTCATGGCTGACAAAACGATAAAGAATAAAGCTGAGAGGGATAGACGGATTCGTGAACTGAATGAAAATAATACCAAGAAGTTCATTGAGGAGAGAAAGCGCCAAGCAATGCGACATTCACGGCAGGTTGAATCTCTGAAGAAGGTCCATGCGGCTCAAACGGAAACTTTAGCAAAGGGAACAGAAGCA GAACAAGAAATGTTGGAGATTTGCCACGAGGAAGCTCGCCTTGCAGCAAAGCCTGAGACAGTTATATAA